Proteins co-encoded in one Bacillus infantis NRRL B-14911 genomic window:
- a CDS encoding BsuPI-related putative proteinase inhibitor, translating into MMYKWILVLTLVLAGCGTSAENNEPGKETENNTNGGGSGIIAGSVEPELHKQSSLNYMYTIKNQTEKEVEMKFPTSQRFDYSVKDKDGAEVFLFSSAAFFLQAEGEEVLKPAEELNYDINLSQLKLAPGTYTLEAWMTQQDGEDYKVTEEITVQ; encoded by the coding sequence ATGATGTATAAATGGATCCTGGTGCTGACACTTGTTTTAGCAGGGTGCGGCACGAGCGCAGAAAATAATGAACCGGGTAAAGAAACAGAAAATAACACAAATGGAGGAGGGAGCGGCATTATTGCAGGCAGTGTAGAACCTGAACTTCACAAACAAAGCTCATTGAATTATATGTACACCATTAAAAACCAGACAGAAAAGGAAGTTGAAATGAAATTCCCCACTTCCCAGCGTTTCGACTATTCCGTAAAAGATAAGGACGGAGCAGAAGTATTTCTGTTCTCAAGTGCGGCATTTTTCCTCCAGGCTGAGGGAGAAGAAGTTTTGAAGCCTGCTGAAGAGCTGAATTACGATATCAACCTTAGCCAGCTTAAGCTTGCCCCGGGAACGTACACGCTTGAAGCCTGGATGACACAGCAGGACGGGGAAGACTATAAAGTCACCGAGGAAATTACTGTTCAATAG
- a CDS encoding LTA synthase family protein, which translates to MNANILTKFAGFYALAVLMLWIKTYTVQAHEFSLGIDSVLQQFLLVLNPLGSAMLFLGVAFFFKGRKKYFALIGIDLLMSFLLYANVLFYRFFNDFLTLPTLTQTQNFGDVSGSVTSLLKPHDILYFADLLLLAVLLASRFVKMDMAAVPRRKAAALMFLSLAISSFNLGLAESDRPQLLTRGFDRNYIVKYLGMYNYTIYDAVQSTKSTAQRAFADSNDVTEVINFTKSNHAKPNEKYFGAGEGMNVIYLHLESIQNFLIDYKLHGEEVTPFLNSLTSDQNTMYFDNFYHQTAQGKTADAEFMLENSLYGLPQGSAFTTKGTNTYQAAPAILGQNGYTSAVFHGNSGSFWNRDEIYKSFGFDQFFDSSYYDMTAPQAEYGLMDKPFFEQSMDHLQSLKQPFYTKFITVTHHYPYKMDQAEATIAPHTTGDKSVDNYFQTARYADEALEQFFEDLKEAGLYDNSIIIMYGDHYGISENHNKAMEEVLGHEVDDFVSQGLQRVPLFIRVPGMEGGVNHEYGGQIDLLPTVLHLLGIENKDNIQFGTDLLSEEHDEIVPFRNGDFASPEITSTGGKFYDSKTGELLDENRLEEAEKYKLNVEQKLKLSDKVVNGDLLRFYTPEGFEPVDRSKYQYKLNESAENQNADAEEADKEQITEDQIEEENSSKAE; encoded by the coding sequence ATGAATGCGAATATACTAACTAAATTTGCAGGCTTTTATGCATTGGCCGTCCTGATGCTGTGGATTAAGACTTACACAGTGCAGGCCCATGAGTTCAGCCTTGGAATTGACAGCGTCCTGCAGCAGTTCCTGCTTGTGCTGAATCCGCTTGGATCAGCAATGCTGTTCCTCGGAGTTGCCTTTTTCTTTAAAGGGCGGAAGAAATACTTTGCTTTGATTGGAATAGACTTGCTCATGTCTTTCCTCTTGTATGCAAATGTTCTGTTTTACAGGTTTTTCAATGACTTCCTGACACTGCCGACATTGACTCAGACGCAAAACTTCGGCGATGTGAGCGGAAGTGTGACATCCCTGTTAAAGCCGCATGATATCCTATATTTTGCTGATCTGCTGCTCCTGGCTGTATTGCTGGCAAGCCGTTTTGTGAAAATGGATATGGCTGCTGTGCCGCGCAGGAAAGCAGCGGCATTAATGTTCCTGTCATTGGCTATTTCCAGCTTCAATCTTGGACTGGCTGAGTCAGATCGCCCGCAGCTGCTGACGCGCGGATTTGACCGCAACTATATTGTCAAATATCTTGGAATGTACAATTATACAATCTATGATGCTGTTCAAAGTACCAAATCAACTGCACAGAGGGCCTTTGCAGACAGCAATGATGTGACAGAAGTCATCAACTTCACAAAATCAAATCATGCCAAACCCAATGAAAAATATTTCGGGGCCGGTGAAGGAATGAATGTCATTTACCTTCACCTTGAGTCTATCCAGAATTTCCTGATTGATTATAAGCTGCATGGCGAAGAAGTAACGCCATTCCTGAATTCACTCACAAGTGATCAGAATACGATGTACTTCGATAATTTTTACCATCAGACAGCTCAAGGGAAGACGGCTGATGCGGAATTCATGCTTGAAAATTCCCTTTACGGACTGCCTCAGGGCTCCGCTTTTACAACAAAGGGTACGAACACGTATCAGGCTGCACCTGCCATCCTGGGCCAGAATGGCTATACATCCGCTGTTTTCCACGGTAACTCCGGAAGCTTCTGGAACAGGGATGAAATATACAAATCCTTTGGCTTCGATCAATTCTTTGATTCAAGCTATTATGATATGACTGCCCCTCAGGCAGAATACGGCCTGATGGATAAACCGTTCTTTGAGCAGTCCATGGACCATTTACAATCATTGAAGCAGCCTTTCTATACAAAGTTCATTACAGTAACTCATCATTATCCTTATAAGATGGATCAGGCTGAAGCTACGATTGCCCCTCATACAACGGGGGATAAATCAGTCGACAATTACTTCCAGACTGCCCGATACGCAGATGAGGCGCTGGAGCAGTTTTTCGAGGATCTGAAGGAAGCAGGCCTATACGATAATTCCATTATTATTATGTACGGAGACCATTATGGGATTTCCGAAAACCATAATAAGGCAATGGAAGAGGTGCTTGGACATGAAGTCGATGACTTTGTCAGCCAAGGATTGCAAAGGGTGCCTCTGTTCATCCGTGTGCCTGGCATGGAAGGCGGAGTCAATCATGAATATGGCGGCCAGATCGACCTGCTGCCGACCGTACTCCACTTGCTTGGAATAGAGAACAAAGACAATATTCAGTTTGGAACAGACCTTCTGTCAGAGGAGCATGATGAAATCGTTCCTTTCCGTAATGGAGATTTTGCAAGCCCTGAGATTACTTCGACAGGCGGTAAGTTCTACGATTCCAAGACAGGTGAACTGCTGGATGAAAACAGGCTTGAAGAAGCGGAAAAATATAAGCTGAATGTAGAGCAGAAGCTTAAACTGTCAGATAAAGTTGTTAACGGTGACCTGCTCCGATTTTATACACCGGAAGGCTTTGAACCGGTGGACCGCTCGAAATATCAGTACAAGCTGAATGAATCTGCAGAGAATCAAAATGCTGATGCTGAAGAAGCTGATAAAGAACAAATAACAGAAGATCAAATAGAAGAGGAAAATTCAAGCAAAGCTGAGTAG